Part of the Longimicrobium sp. genome, ATCATGAAGAAACTGAAGCTGGACATCGACGACCTGAAGATCGAATCGTTCGATACGATCGCCGACCGGGCTTCATCCGGGATCGGCACCGTGCACGGGCGATACACAGACGCATGGACTGCGTGCGGGAATGACGGATGCGTTACGATGGCTGAGACCGATTGCGGCACGAATTACCAGACACAGTGCCTGCCGAACTGCGGGTACGCCTCGATGCAGGCAGACCCCTGGGGGTGCACGGCCGGCGACACGTGCGACAACTGCGGCCCCACGAATATGGTGGATTGCTCGTGGGACGCGATGTGCACGATGGACGATACTTGCTACCTCAGTTGTGAGTCGTGCGACGATTGCCGAACTGTCGGAGTGTGCTGATCCAGCACCGCCCCTGGACCGCTGGAGGTTCGGAGCAGCGGATGCCTGCCCCACCAGCACTGATCGCGCGCATGTAAGCTGTCGCATCAGGACGGTTCAGGCGAGGAGCGGGTTATTGCTGGACGTTGCTGTTCGCCGTTGAAGCCTCGCGCGCACGGAGCCCGGCCCTGCACCGGCTCCGCCCGGCGAGGCTTTCTGCCGTGGTTGCCGCGGCTTCAGCCGCCTCTCCCCCCACCTCTGCCCCCGGGCCTCTGCCCCGCCTCCCACCCGGTCATTTCACCCTCTTGCTCCACCGCCCCGCAAAACGCACACTCTGGACCGCACGCTATGGACGCCTGTTTCGTGACCTGGCGTTCGCGTTCCACGTACGGAGTGCCGCGCGGGCGGCGGGGGAGAGGACGGGATGGGAGACCGACGCGGGTTCTCGCTGGTCGAGCTGCTGCTGGTGCTGCTGGTGCTGGCCATCGCCGCCGGGCTCGCCGCGCCCTCGCTGCGCGGCTTCGTGCGGCGCGAGCGGGTGCGCGGCGCCCTCAACCGCGTGGCCGCCGACCTCCACTACACGCGCATGCTGGCCGTGCGCTCCGGCCACGGCGCCGTGCTGCGCTTCACCCCCGACCCGCGCTGCGCCGCCCGCTTCAGCGGCCACGGCTGGACCGTCGCCGTGCACGGCCCCGCGGGCGGCGTGGTGAAGACCGTGCGCGCCGACGCCGCCGACGCCCACCCCCTCTGCCTGGAGATGAACTCCTCCGACACCGTGGCATTCAACTCCCGCGGCCTCCTCTCCCCCTTCGCCAACCGCACCCTGCACGCCGTCCAGGGCGAGGTGCGCGACTCGCTCACCGTCTCCGTGGTGGGGCGCATCTACCGCCGCTTCTGAGCCTTACGCGCGTCATGTCGGCCGGCGAAAACGCCTGCAAACTTTTCCGGTGCGGAACGAAAGTCACTGCTACGCACTTCCGTCGCAGAATCTAAGTCGTTGTCCTGCAACGCATTCGTCCAGGGCACGAAAGTCGCCTTCGCCGGGCGGCATGTCGAACAACGCATCCGTCCTGCGGGGGCGACGTGGCTTCACGGTCGCCGAGATGATGATCGTGGTGGTGATCATGGGCATCGCCACGGCCATCGCCGCCCCCCGAGTGCAGGGAATGATCCGCGCCTCCTCGCTCACCGGCGCCATGAACCAGGTCGCCGCCGACCTGCAGCTCGCCCGCGTGCGGGCCATCCGCGCCGGCCGCCCGGTGGTGCTCACGGTGGCCGACGGCGGCACCACCTACACCGTGGTCGAGGAAGGCCTGGCCACCCCGGTCAAGCGCGTGCGCTTCACCCGCGACTACCCCGGCGTCGTGCTGAGCCCCGCCCCCACCTCGGTGGCCTTCGACACCCGCGGGATGCTGGGCTCCAGCAGCGAGCGCACGATCACCGGCACCTACCGCGGTGCCCGCACTTCCACGCTCAAGGTTTCCGGGATCGGGAGGGTCTACCGTGAGTACTGAGCGCACCGCGCGGGCCGACGCGGGCTTCACCCTGATCGAGGTGCTCATCGCCCTGGTGATCCTGGCGGTGGGGCTGCTGGCCCTGGAGGCCATGGGGATCGGCGCCGCGCGCATGGTGGCCCGCGCCCAGAACCAGAGCGAGTACGCCGCCGCGGCCTCGGACACCCTGGAGAAGACGCTCAACCGCATCCGGGCCGGCAGCGGCGCGGTGGGGACCAGCAGCTACACCCTGTCCGACGGCGCCGGCGTGGCCCTCAACGTGGCCCGCACCGACCTCGACAACGCCAGCACGGCGCTCGACCTGTGGAGCGTCACCGTCACCGTCACCCCGCCCTCGGGCGGCGCCCTCCGCCCCTCCGACGGCGTCACGCTGCGCTCCAATGTGCTTCGCTAAGCGCGCCCGCCGGACGGCGGGCTTCACCCTGGTGGAGGTGATGGTGGCCCTCCTGATCGCGCTGATCCTCTCCGGCGTGGTCTTCCAGCTCATCCGCGGGCAGAGCCGCTTCGTGACCGTGCAGAGCGCGCGCGAGGAGGTGCAGCAGAACACCCGCGGCGCGCTGGAGCTGATGGCCAGCGAGCTGCGCTCCATCGAGCCCGGCGGGCTGGTGGAGACCGACAGCAACTCGGTCACCTTCCTGCTCCCGCGTGCCTGGGGGCTCTACTGCGGGGGCAGCGCCACCCAGATGAGCGCCGTCTTCCCCGACTTCCCCGCCGAGATGCGCGCGCTCAACAGCGCCTCGGGGGTGATCGCCGACACCGCCGCCGCGGCCCCGCGCAAGTGGGGGCCGAGCCCCGTGAACGCCGCGCGCGCCACCGTCACCGCCATCAACACCTTCGACCTGACCGCGGCCGGCAACGCGTGCGAGGGGCTGCGCCCCACCACCATCCCCTCGCCCAGCTCGCAGGGGCTGCGCCTGGACGGGACCGGCCTCCCCACGCCGCCGCGGGGCAACCTGGTCTACCTGTACCAGTACGTCCGCTACGACGTGGCCCAGAACGACGACGGCGAGTGGTGGATCCGCCGCAGCAACGGCATGTCGGGCGGCAGCACCGTGCAGCAGCCGCTCGCCGGCCCGCTCCCCTCGGGCGGGGGCCTGCGCCTGCGCTACTGGGACGGCGCCGCCGGCGGCCAGCTGGGCCCGCGCCTCACCACGCTGGCCGACCTGGGCCGCGTGGGGCGCGTGAGCATCGCCGTGCGCACCCGCAGCCGCTCCCGGAGCGGCAGCGCCGTGCAGCAACAGGCCGACTCCCTGACCGTCCTGCTCTGGAACCGCCCATGACCCGCAACGAACCCGACGCCGCCCCGCGCCATCGCCGCGCCCCGACCCCGACGCCGATCGGCACGCGGGGGATCGCGCTCCCGGTGGCCCTGCTGGGGCTGGTGGCCGTCTCGCTGATGGTGACCACGGCGCTGCTCACCTCCTCCACCGAGATCGCCGTGAGCGGCGCCCACCGCGACGCCGCCGCCGGGCTGTACAACGCCAGCGGCGCCCTGGAGCGGTACGTGGCCGACCGCGCCGTCTCGGGCGCCATCAACAAGCTGGTGCAGGGGAGCGCCACGGTGGCCGCCCCCGACGGGCGCACCTACACGCTCACCGTGGCCCAGCTCGCCCAGGTGATCTCGGGCGTCGAGGACGGGGCCAGGACGCAGGCCACCTCCGACGAGACCTTCTCAGTGATCGCCCGGCCGCCGCAGTCGCGGGGGAGGAGCGTGGGCGCGTTCGTCACCGCGCGGCGCACGCTGCAGAAGATCAAGCTCAACATCAACGCCGGCGCCACCTCGGGCGGCGACCTGCGGGTGGCGGGCAACGCCACCATCAGCGACGGCCGCGACGACCTCAACTGCGACTCCTCCGCCGCGCCGTACGCCGTGCAGGTGACCGCGGGCTCCAGGATC contains:
- a CDS encoding prepilin-type N-terminal cleavage/methylation domain-containing protein, whose translation is MSTERTARADAGFTLIEVLIALVILAVGLLALEAMGIGAARMVARAQNQSEYAAAASDTLEKTLNRIRAGSGAVGTSSYTLSDGAGVALNVARTDLDNASTALDLWSVTVTVTPPSGGALRPSDGVTLRSNVLR
- a CDS encoding GspH/FimT family pseudopilin; this encodes MSNNASVLRGRRGFTVAEMMIVVVIMGIATAIAAPRVQGMIRASSLTGAMNQVAADLQLARVRAIRAGRPVVLTVADGGTTYTVVEEGLATPVKRVRFTRDYPGVVLSPAPTSVAFDTRGMLGSSSERTITGTYRGARTSTLKVSGIGRVYREY
- a CDS encoding type II secretion system protein, which gives rise to MCFAKRARRTAGFTLVEVMVALLIALILSGVVFQLIRGQSRFVTVQSAREEVQQNTRGALELMASELRSIEPGGLVETDSNSVTFLLPRAWGLYCGGSATQMSAVFPDFPAEMRALNSASGVIADTAAAAPRKWGPSPVNAARATVTAINTFDLTAAGNACEGLRPTTIPSPSSQGLRLDGTGLPTPPRGNLVYLYQYVRYDVAQNDDGEWWIRRSNGMSGGSTVQQPLAGPLPSGGGLRLRYWDGAAGGQLGPRLTTLADLGRVGRVSIAVRTRSRSRSGSAVQQQADSLTVLLWNRP
- a CDS encoding GspH/FimT family pseudopilin, which encodes MGDRRGFSLVELLLVLLVLAIAAGLAAPSLRGFVRRERVRGALNRVAADLHYTRMLAVRSGHGAVLRFTPDPRCAARFSGHGWTVAVHGPAGGVVKTVRADAADAHPLCLEMNSSDTVAFNSRGLLSPFANRTLHAVQGEVRDSLTVSVVGRIYRRF